AAAATCTGATGTCACCTACTTCTACAAGACtactaaaaagaaattaattatcACAATTTACAATAAATAAGCTATTAGATTAAGCAACGATGAGAGAGAAAGTCCAAACATAAAACAATAACCTCCAACCTCTCAACAATAGTCCATGCCTCCACTATCAATGAACCAAGCTCTCCACAAATGTATCGACAATCCACACCACAAAGTGACCCATCCATCATCTCGTAGACCCAACCCAAAGCCCCCCACCCTCCTTTTTGCTTCCAAAGGAGGAATCCAACTAGAAGTCCCTCTAACCCCCTTGAACTCATCTTAGCAAGTGTTAGCCACAACCCTCAATAAATATCAAACTAAATagatgtaaaaagaaaaaaacaattattgatgaactttttatttattttatttatttttttccaaaatggGAAAATAATGAAATACACGTGGAATTTAAATACGCGTGGGAAAGGCAAAGCCACCAAGCCGTccatttaatttaacaaatgcAATAAACATGTGACCGTATGCTTCTTCATAATTCAAACATCTTTTCAAACCCTAAACTTTTGACTCGGACCCACCAACCCCCACCCAATCCAACGGTGAATGCTCCTTCACAGACCTGCCTAACTCTACTCCCGGATGAACCCGATCCTTTTCCCCCCTCCCTTCGCCGACCAATCGCATCAAGCGTTTCATTTCCACTTACAAATTCCTTCATCATAATTTCCCCCCCATTCTATAAATGCGGAATCTCCAATAATAAACAATATCTGATCGGAACTCATCGAAAATGGCTGAATCTCCCGCTGGAAATGGAAGCGCTACACTATTCTCTCCCTTCAGGATGGGCAAGTTCGATCTCTCTCACAGGTTTGTTCTGTTTTAGCTCTGATTTCGGTTTAATTTCTAAGATAAAGAGTTCGCAACAGAGTTTGATCTTTTTGTTAGGGTTAATTGTAATGATTTGTTTGTTGCAGAGTGGTTCTGGCGCCGATGACGAGATGTAGAGCTTTGGATGGAATTCCGGGGGCAGCGCTGGCCGAGTATTACTCTCAGAGGTCCACCGACGGAGGATTTCTGATCAGCGAAGGAACTTCCATCTCCGCCACTGCTGCTGGGTAATTTTCGAAATTCTTTTTTCTCGTAGGGCTATTTCGGTAAATTTGGTATGGaagtaattattattataacaaagTGGTGGGGTTCATTGGTTGAGTTAGTGTTCTTTTTTGGGGTTGATATGTAATTACAAGGAATCTGTGAGGGTGTTGGAATGGTTGAGGAAATATTGTGGAATGAAAATGTGATTGTGAAGTGTGAAATCGGTAAAGAAGAAGGTTTAGTTTGAGAGTGGTGGAAGTGAAGTTagtgaaaaagaaataaatttgaTATTACAAATGGAATTTAAACATAGGTTATAGGTTTTAGATTATATTGCATCACAACTTTATTCCATCGTGGGGTCCAAACAATAAGAAAGTAATGTTGTGCTGTGTAGCATAAGTtgatatagaaaaataaaatcatttcaCATTTTACACGTCATTTAGTAATGTCTTATTAAATTATGGAGTAACATGTAGAATGAAAATTATTGGAAAagttaattctttttttttagttcttaattatgaagattttttttttaatttaataatttagtatgaaaattatgaaaatgatTTGTTGATAGACTTTGTTTACTTTggaattttataatattttttttagaattttatgtttaaacttaaaattttagtttttattttgagGATCGATAAATTTGGTGTAAAAATTAGATCGATGAGAcctttttttaaatctttttaaagtttaatggtatttatgaaagttatgggcatttttttttctaattttgttgcttctttaaactaataattttttttatctctttaatTAATCAATGCATGAGTATTTTTGTCTATATTATTAGTATATGTATTCAAAaggaactaaaatatttacaaattctATAAATTATAGATGCTGATATAAGTTTATCGGTGTTTATGAtcgataaaatataaaatttttgttatacttgtaaatattttcactaaattttcatattttttaatgtGATATAAATACCATGGAAATTtcattcaaaatattttataaaataagcTAAGAATATTATGAATTTGTATCTGCAAGCTAtttcttttacattttaaaaaccATTTTGGAGTGGTACTTTATATTacaattttaatattattatctaAATTTTGATAATTCTTTTTTCATAACTTTTTAGTGTATCCTTTTCTTTCCTAAACATTGAAAAGAGAAATTGTTatgaataacaatttttttttttcttccttttaatATTTTGCTGCAGAACGTAGTTGTGAATTGTCATTTGTGTATAGTTAATATCAGAAGCCTTACAGCATTTATTAATGTATACAGTAATGCAAATAGTCTCTTCAATTTATTGATGTCTATTtacacttttatttttatatattatttatatacacacacacttgaacaaataaaaatgatcTGGAAGGGCACTTGGCATTAAAAAccttttagttttaaaattcttttccaAGCTTAAATTTAGACCATTAAAATagctattttcaaatataaaaaaatatttataaaatatagatatttgaaaatatttttatttttttggacgtcttattatagaaaataattttctttattaaaccccatattattattgtttaggAAATTTTATAATTCACAATTACGAATTTATGTGAgttttttaatacaataatagatatctaatctaatctaattaattaataattaaatattaattattactcctaataatttttaatgaatggttaaatataaatatttatttggatttgtaaattttaacttatacatttgtttaacatatttgatatatattttttgtaaaATAAGATTTATGTTTACTACTTGATACTATGTTAAATATTTAATACagtttattattttaaatattttttagtaaaataattataagtaacaaaattactaaaactatttacaaaatatagtaatattTCTGATTCTATTAATGAGACAAGGTAATAGACTTCTATAAGTTTTTATCAAAATCACGAtagttttttcttaaattttactatattttataaatattctggttcattttgttatatttaaaaatatttttaatttatatttaattatcgATATGCCTTTTAATTATTGTGTAATGttaaaaactaattaattatttttatttgaatggattaattaactaattagtTTAACTATTTATTtgataatatttatatttttttctatccATAACAAGTCCCCTCTGTAAAATCGGTAAAACAAATATATACATTGACATTAATTTTcttgtatatataaacatacaTATTATTTATGTACGTATCTAAATTTCAAATATTGAATATCCATACCTATAAAACGATATATAAGTCggacttatttatttatttattattttttttatgatgatTCTAAAATGAAACTCACTTTCAAGAGAGGGCTAACCAAACATTGGAACAATTTATTTTAAACATCTTTTGCGattctttttccaaaattaaTCTAGTTCTCAGTGAGTCTTAGCCTCTTAGAAAATGAGTTCAATCCATGGTGAATTATTAAGTGAAATTAGTTGAGATGTTCCCAAGCAACCTAAACATccatgaataataataatattaaaaagaaatactCAAAAGGTACGAAGTGAACTTGGCAGTTTTACGATTCTTGGTAATTATTTTCTTTCGAACTGAACTTGGCAGATTTCCACATGTTCCTGGAATTTACACTGACGAACAAGTGGAAGCATGGAAACCAGTGGTGGATGCTGTTCATGCCAAAGGCAGCATTATTTTCTGTCAACTCTGGCATGTTGGCCGTGCTTCACACCAAGGTACGAAGTATGATTCGGCAAGGACAGGTTTATATTCAATTATATATCATTTTTGTACGAGAAAGAAATTTTGAAGTCAATAAGTTCCAGCATTTATTTGTATAACTTGAGTTGGACATGGATATGCTAACTAAACTAAAATCTTTTGTCTCCTTATCTTTTCTAATTTTGATGATTCTGAATGAACTTGTAGTTTATCAACCTGGTGGGATGCCACCAATTTCATCCACAAGCAAGCCCATATCGAAGAGGTGGAGAATCTTGCTTCCAGATGGCTCTTATGGCACATATCCAAGCCCACGGGCACTTGGAACCTACGAGATCGAGGCCGTGGTCGAGCACTATCGACACGCTGCATTGAATGCCATTCGAGCAGGTAATTAGATTATAAACACTATTCTCATCTGTAACTTAATCTGCTGATTGAGATGAATCCTGATTTTGCATTCTGCAacattcttttttgaatctcataTTAGTAAATAATAGTAGTTGCAAGTTGGAAACCTGCAAATTACCCGGAAAGAAAAAGTCTTGCAATTTAACAATCTTGAGATATACTTTGATTGTTAACTTGATGTTTATGTTATGAACAATAGGCTTTGATGGGATTGAGATCCATTCGGCCCATGGCTACCTCCTTGACCAATTCTTAAAAGATGGTATAAATGATAGAACCGACGGATACGGTGGATCTCTCACGAACCGGTCTCGGTTCTTATTGAAGGTAGTTCAAGCAGTGGTTTCTGCCATCGGATCATATCGTGTTGGCGTTAGAATTTCGCCTGCCATTGATCACCTCGACGCAATGGATTCCAATCCTCTCAAGCTTGGACTACACGTCGTGGATCAACTCAACAAACTCCAACAACAAGTTGGTGGAAAGCTGAGTTATCTCCATGTAACTCAGCCAAGGTACACAGCCTATGGCCAAACCGAGTCAGGCAGGCCGGGAAGTGAAGACGAGGAAGCTGAGTTTATGAGGACATTGAGAAGAGCTTATGAAGGAACATTCATTTGCAGCGGCGGGTTCACTCGGGAACTAGGAATGGAAGCGATCGAGAATGGAGATGCCGACTTAGTGTCGTATGGTCGCCTTTTCATTGCCAACCCTGACTTGGCTTTGAGATTTAAGTTCAATGCACCACTGAACAAGTACGTTAGGAAGACTTTCTATACACAAGATCCTGTGGTTGGCTACACAGATTACCCTTTTCTTGAAAGTGCAAGTGGTGAAAATAGGGCTCTTTCTCGGCTTTGATGGGACTCTTTTGAGTATAACATTATTGCTTATTGTAACCTTTTTGTTGGGTAATGCCTAATTGCATATATAGTCATAATAATAGTATTTGTTTTGCTAATTATGTAAAATAATTCTCTATTTTAATGTCATAAGAAAATAGATTTATCATGTATGGAAGTGTTGCTAGCTACTTAAAATGGATAAAAAGATTAGTTTAAGACCTAGTGCCTTGGTCTAGGTCACTTGAGTTGTTAGATACCATATTCAAGCCTTAAACTACCTACATTACATCTCTTGTAGAAATAAATTTCATTgcaaactttcaatttttttgaattatagTTCTTTTTTTGTTTGACAACCTTTGATAGACTTTCTtctataaattattaaaaaaatattttccgAGTATTTAATGAACCAAAGAAcacttaaatgaaaaaaaaaaaaaaaaacaacattgaaaatttatttagcagaaaattgatcaaaattaagggttaaaaaataactaagtcCTCGTattgctaatttttttttcttgacatGAATATTTTTAGAGTGTTTGGGATAAAGAGTGAGTTATTACAGGTTCTATGTTATTATAGTTTGatcaaattattttagtttgggtTGAACACGATAAACGTCAAATAGGAAAAATCGTagtaaatattaaatttataattctAAATAATTTTTGGGCAGCAAACTACCAAAACAATGAATAAATAGGGTTCATGTTGACATCAAACACCCCAAAGCATTGTGACTCTCCTTCAGGTTTTTGATTTTCATTGAATAAACTTTGTATGAAACCTTCAAGATAAACATTTGGCTTCCTTGGAGTTCCCTTGCCAGAGGAAATATGACTCTTAAATTTGTTGTTGTACTGCTTGGCAATATCGAGTGTTTCAATTTCATGATTGTCTCCGCAAGTTGGCCACCCAGTTTCTCCAACTACAAGAGTCACTTCTCCAATCGTTTCTTTTTCGATAGCTGCATAAAATGCATCCATCATTGCATCGAACAAGTTGGAATATTTCAACTCTCCGTCTTCAACTACTGGCTTTGTCTCCTTTAATGCTGCGTAGTTCAAACTCATACCGCCATTGGACTTATATTGTCGATGCGGGAATACGCTAACCATCAAAGCTGAGCCTTCTTCTGCTAAGAATTTGAGTATGCCTCTCATGTTCTCCCTTACGGTTGGGTTGAATACGCCGGAGGATGGCGGGTCTTGAGAGACCAATGCAGCATTGTACCTGTCAACAATACCAATAAAATTACTTTTCAATGATACAATATTAAATTTGCTTTCACTCCTCAGCTTAAGAAAAACTTATTGTATTAACTTTAGTCCTCTCGAAGAGTTTTCTCAAATGAGGGATGAACTTCTCTTATTTGGCCATGAATTTGATTTAACATACCTCAACTTACTGTATCAACTTTTGGGTTAGTTGGTGATCATTTAATATATCTATTGACTTAACCTTTTGAACTTATGACGTTAGTTTAGCCGTACCCGACCAATGTAGTAAGCTTCACTTGTCCAAAATAGTTTGCATTGAGGAGATCTTGAAGGGACATCATGACTGGCAATATGAAATTGTCAAGGCCAGGGACGGCCTTGTCCCCAACAATGATGTAATTGATTTTGAAATCGTCAACAAAGGGTTTAATGTAAGTATTAAACCACTCTTCTACAAGAGCTTTATTTGTGGCCATATCCGTTAGCATGTCATTTGGTACACTAAAAGAGAGATCAATATTCGAACCACGAAACGCAGTCAAAACATCCACGGTTGGTATATCTAATCTGATCCGACGAATGTTGTATTTTTCGCAGAGATGCACCACCTTCCATGGTGGAGGCAAGTTGTTGCCACTAAGACCGTAGTAGGCGCCGAGAAGAACATCGTGTGCTCTGACCAAGCTAGTGGGCATTAATATCGATGCCATTAAGAAGACAATTATTTGGACAAGTTtcgccatttttttttttaagaatgttCTAAAGAAAATTTTACAAAGAAACAACACAAGAAAAGGGGTTTTTAAAATGTTGGCacaaaaggaaaagaatgtCAATCTCTCCATGTTTCTCTCGTTCAAATAGAGGAATAAACTTATCTGATAAACGtgtttgtttaaaaatagaacCTTTGAAGACCACTCATTTGATCCATGGTTAAAATCTATCTTAAAAAAAGGAGGTGTTAGTTTGATTTTTATACTTCCTTCTGCATGCATTTTATTTCGTTTGataataattttgattatacttcgatggttttaaaatttatgtttcGTTTTCTTCAATTTGTTGTTATTTAAGATTATGGTTTTCATCTTTCTTAGAAAAGAAACTTCATTTCTTAGTCAAATTCTAATGACAAGAACTACTTCTTAAACAAATGAGAGAAAATAATTCTTTttcgaaagaaaaaaatgaaataattctatttggtttaacttttcaaatgtttagttttgaaaatatgtCTTTTTGATAAAAGTTCAAGTATTTAATAACCATTTTAAATAACCTAAGAAAAACTTTAAGTTATCAAAAGagatcaaataattttttttaaaaaaacacttttttttctttagtcaATCCAAACAAACTAGTTGGATATACAAATTTCGCTTTTAAGGAATGAAAGGATTAAAAAAATCCTATTGATTAAGCTTTCTCCAAACCTCGaggtaaaagaaaaatgaaaaaaaaaatgttcgaATGGAACGACCCCTCCGTCACCTGATAAGAgtgtttatatatactatatattcAATAACCTATtagtttaagtttttttttttcttttttggatttACAGCTGAGTTTGGACATGATGACCACTAAACTTTAATAGCTTCGATATTATAGTTTCATATCAAAACTATTTGACAATTACATGATTCTATTTCTATAAAGATTATGAAACTTCTCTATCTTTTCAATGTTCAGCGGCTCCTCAACAAGCACGTAAACTCGATGATATTCTTTATCTCAAAAGCTTTTTAGACAAACAAACTCAAACACATTTTGGTcatcaattatatatatatacactaatCTTACGTGATGTTGATATATAACACCAACGAATGCAAGTAATAAGAGCATCAATTATTCTCCCATTCAATCTTAACAGGCAatactaaaattaaaaacaacCGTTTGcaaaactaacaaaaaaaaaaagtatgatAATAGAATCCATGTCACtgcattttctaaattgcaaaagtagcaaatttaagaGTGAATAGTTCTCCGATAACTCTCTGATAACCATTTGATATCATTgattatttgttatatttgccaTATTCGCAAAAAAAGATTACTATGAACtgtttttttctaaactttttttgtTATATGATACAATTTTCCAATTAAAAATTGGTAAGTTGTGTTTGAATTTTCGGTTTGGTTCTCGATATTTGACATTTTATCATTTCCAtccaaatttttatttttacttctACTTTGTATTTGAAGTGATCCATTTTAATACTTTGAAGTTAAAAGTTGAGTCTATAAAGACATTTTTTTCTCTACACTTTTCGAAATAAAAATCATACACGCCCTAAGAATATACATATACCATaatatagttaaaaaaaatacataatgaAGAGTATATTTTTTAACGATATCTCTATCTCATTGGTTCGATTCGATTTTGATTATATTGGGGTTTTCAATTAAAAAAGAGAAACCATTTTAAACCAATACTTTTcggttaattaatttaaaaaacaaatcaataGGTTCAATGTTGTATTAATCAAACACATTTGAATAACTAGGCCGTGTGGAATCAACATTGAACATGCCATAAAATCGTGACTCACCTTCAGGCTTTTCATTCTCGTTGAATAAACTTCTGATGAATCCTTCAATATAAATATTTGGCTTCATTGGTGTCCC
The sequence above is drawn from the Cucumis melo cultivar AY chromosome 2, USDA_Cmelo_AY_1.0, whole genome shotgun sequence genome and encodes:
- the LOC103492533 gene encoding probable glucan endo-1,3-beta-glucosidase BG5, whose amino-acid sequence is MAKLVQIIVFLMASILMPTSLVRAHDVLLGAYYGLSGNNLPPPWKVVHLCEKYNIRRIRLDIPTVDVLTAFRGSNIDLSFSVPNDMLTDMATNKALVEEWFNTYIKPFVDDFKINYIIVGDKAVPGLDNFILPVMMSLQDLLNANYFGQVKLTTLVGYNAALVSQDPPSSGVFNPTVRENMRGILKFLAEEGSALMVSVFPHRQYKSNGGMSLNYAALKETKPVVEDGELKYSNLFDAMMDAFYAAIEKETIGEVTLVVGETGWPTCGDNHEIETLDIAKQYNNKFKSHISSGKGTPRKPNVYLEGFIQSLFNENQKPEGESQCFGVFDVNMNPIYSLFW
- the LOC103492363 gene encoding 12-oxophytodienoate reductase 3, with amino-acid sequence MAESPAGNGSATLFSPFRMGKFDLSHRVVLAPMTRCRALDGIPGAALAEYYSQRSTDGGFLISEGTSISATAAGFPHVPGIYTDEQVEAWKPVVDAVHAKGSIIFCQLWHVGRASHQVYQPGGMPPISSTSKPISKRWRILLPDGSYGTYPSPRALGTYEIEAVVEHYRHAALNAIRAGFDGIEIHSAHGYLLDQFLKDGINDRTDGYGGSLTNRSRFLLKVVQAVVSAIGSYRVGVRISPAIDHLDAMDSNPLKLGLHVVDQLNKLQQQVGGKLSYLHVTQPRYTAYGQTESGRPGSEDEEAEFMRTLRRAYEGTFICSGGFTRELGMEAIENGDADLVSYGRLFIANPDLALRFKFNAPLNKYVRKTFYTQDPVVGYTDYPFLESASGENRALSRL